Part of the Vigna radiata var. radiata cultivar VC1973A chromosome 11, Vradiata_ver6, whole genome shotgun sequence genome is shown below.
TGTCTGTTCATTGGatctgaataaaaaaaataaagagcgAAAACCATGTTGGTTTGGACCttctattaattttaagttaaatagattttattcaagtttcatgtttgattttaagaaaatagaGCCATccaattatattaagaaaatcatatttttatatggaACGAACAAGGAGAAGCATTTCGTTGTCTCTCTCTGTGTCATGccatgagagagagagagagagaagagttAGTAATGAATTTGGAATTGTGTTGTTGCTGCAGTGCAGGCCCTCCATTAAATAAGTCAGAGCTTTGCGGCTTCtcataaacaaacacaaaaacttcgtcactttcattttttcattgAGTCAAGAAACCTAGAACTTTCCTTCAGTTGTAGAGGATTCAGGGTAGAATACTGTTAATTTCAATGTCTTCTGATCTTTATACTTTTGACATTCCTTTCCCCAGACATTCAGACACAGACAACATGGTCTCCTACGATGCAGATGGAAATCTCATGTTTTTCTCTGATCCTTATTCCTTCCCTTTCCTCACTGCCTCTCCGGTTCATGATGTGGCTAAAGGGAATTTTACCAACTCTCTTCacccttctttcttctcttattCTCCTCAGCAAAACCAGAGCCTCTGTCATGCTAACCTGGCGCAGCATgtatcaaatggctcaaatatGAAGTCTGAGTTTAGAAATTTCTCTGCTTTGCATGGCTCCGAAGTGACAGGTGAGGAGTGCCAAATGGGTATGGATTACTCCTGCAATCAGCACTTTCTTTCTCAAACTTTTCATGCTTCTTCTGATAGTGCATCAAAGGTAATGCAGAGGAGCTTCAGCTGTAACTCTTTCGGGGTGAAGCCAGGTTTCCCCTTTGAACCTCACCCCGACACTCTCATGGACTCCCCAAATTTTCAATTGCATGCTCTGATTTCCCCTGAAAACAGTTTCTTCACGGGACAAATGAGGAGGGTGTGTAGTACTGGAGATTTACAGGTTCAGTAACAAACCCacttcttaaatttattaactttatctTTAATGTAGTACTTATCATCGTTTGTAATTAATATCGTCATGATTGTCTTTCGAAGGTTAATTACCAAGACAGCAAATagaaactatttattttatttttattattaattaaacttcGTTTTAGTTTCTGTTCAGAACATGAAAGCAACGGATATGTCTCAAGTGGAGAGCCCCTTGTTGGAGGAAGCATACTTCAAAGTGGGGCGTTACAGTGccgaagaaagaaaagaaaaaatctctAAATACAGAGCGAAGAGAAGCCAGAGGAAGTTCAACAAGATTATCAAGGTACAGAAGACAGTAGTGTTTGTTTGACGATAAATATGATTttgcttttttaattttcattttgacTATTCGATTAGTGCCAATAATTGAAAGACAAGAATGAGAATGGTGCATTAGTTTATGAAAGATACGGAGGAATTTAGAGGGAAATATATACGAATGCATgattaagagaagaaaatgataaagaatagaattgaaaaagaagagggtCTGAGTGTGTTGTTTTTTATTGTGGTACCAACCAAAACCAGTATGCATGCCGAAAGACGCTAGCCGACAATCGAACCCGCATACGTGGCAGATTCGCTCGCAACGACGAAATCAGCGAGATTCCGAAACCACTTTCTTCAACTTCGACAACAGAAGAATACGAAGACGAATTCTGGGTAAATACTATTCATTAACATTTGATTGCTCTTCTTAAATCTCAATCAATAACACATTGTGTTGTTGCTAATAAGTTAAAGTTCATGTCtgagatatatttttatacaggTTGAGTTCATCGAAGGATTAAACGAGGAGGTCATCGGTTAGATGGAAGCAGAAGAATGTGCAGAATTTCAGTTTCTGTATCTATGTGTCTTTGGAGTCTTGACAGAAGCGTCTTTTTGGAAGACCCTTTCTACGATACCACTTAGAACGAAACAAAACAGCCTTTTGTAGGCAAAGGAAAGATTACAAAAGGCTTTTCCATtcatcttaaataataaaagtctAAGTATATTTGCAGCATAAGATATGGTATGGAAGTCAAATGTAAGTTGGGCAGTTATAGGTTGTTTTTGTTGCTTAATTCTATTCTTGTTTTCCATTTGTTCATTGTATATAACCAtgtatcatattaaataaatgtatggTTAGAAAATATGTACACACTTTCTATTCTTTCTCCTATGCTCATCTTAAACAAAAACGATAACAATAGAAAGGatgaaatatctttttaattcttataattttatggaaaattaatattcgtgctcaaactttaaatataaattaacgtaattattttaattgtgaatcacctttaaaaattaaaatatgtaattaggGGGCGCGAAAAAGAAACATGCACTTGAATTGAAGTAATGATTCGTTTTGTATTGAAGTGGCAAATATAGTGTGTTTTGGTGCATTATTAGAATTTTGTGAAGTGGGACTTCTCTTTTCCAATCAGATACTGGTCAATTAAATTCCAAGGATAAAGGACGGTTATTCAGTAGTTTATCTTTATGCTGTCAAATCATTACCCATAAtcattatatttaacataacaacattaaatataaaaaaaaaacacgggCCTCCAGtttcttaatattaaatttatttttcaacccTGTTGGTCTGTAATGGAACTTCATTggtaataatctaatatatcctcacaaagttaactttttttaatttaaatacaaaacaatCATGTGGTAAAagatctttatttttatgtttaaatttcttttaccttaagtgtatagtttttatttaatttataacaagCATTCTAAATATCATATTAccaatatttgtatttaataaaagtatattttttatgttaaatataattgttcaatttatgaaatataaaagtattgtatatacaaataaaaataaacaagataCCAGGACATGACTGCTTTTACAGATTCTCCTGTTAAATTATGAGGTGTCAGTACAATGAGATGCTTCTGATCTTTTTGGATGATATCCATTTTCATAGCCCTCTTTTGGCATCTTTttgtacattttaataattaaataaaaaaaaaaatagctcgAAGTAATCAATTCAAGAGAAGTATACCTGTGTAATAACGGTTAATTAATTTATCTGGAAAATATGTACTAAAACtttagttaataaatataaattttgtaaaaatgtaattGACATGAAACGTTATATAACGGACATTTTGGATAAAAATAGCTTATGGTTTTGAGTTAATTTGAATTCTTGTTGTCTTATATTAAAGATgcttttaaatagaaaatagcATAGATGGGgtaattattaaattgaataataaaaagattacCGTGTCACTTCGAGACGAGTGAAATAATATTCCTAATGGCACCAAGAAGACGGATTTATTTAGTCCTATTTTTATTGAAGTAAATTAGATATATAATTCCCacagtaaaatattataagagagaataataaagatatttttaaaaaaatgaaaaatacgtGTATATACTACTTAAAAACTTAATGAAATATATAGAAACTTAAAAACTCCTGAATCTAATTACAACTaatcttaatattaattttgatggaAGGTTTGACATTTTGGGAATGAATAATGGGAATGGTAGAAAGGGGCACTTCCACAAATGCAAGGTAAGCTCTTTTTGACAATAGCTTTTGTGGGTGTTTTTGTTTAGTATGAAATTAATTGTACataatcaaattcaatttgCCTACGTTATAGGTAAAAGCAATGAGAATATTCGAGTCAATTTCCAAGGTCTTCGCATGCAGGTTCCTGATGTCTCAGTGCAATTTGCAcgcatttcttttttctttgctttctatTAACTCCACTACCAAAATTTCTTCTATAGCAAACCAAATTCtatacatttcaaattataaattgaaaataaaaaagatgggTAACCTTTTACAACATGCATATTTTAAGTTTCAGGCCCAATACTCATGTGGGCTGGGCCGCGCCAGGTGGAAAAAGATTACGCGCCAAGAGTGAAGCAGTTTCATGGGTAACCTTTAAATACAGTTCATCTCCTATCGTCTACGTCtcagtttcttctttcttactGTCTTCGATTTCGTTGCGCGTCATGTGCTTCTTTTCATAATTATCTATTTTCGGTATTCGTCAAACTTCTTTCTCTTCATTCATTAGTTCACGATTGTACACTTTTTTCACAAGTTGGGACaacattgaactttttaaaaagataagagTACTTGACATTTATCCTCTAAAGAGGGaccaaaagaggtattaagccaagatataatttagatttaaattattgttgtaCAGAGTTAAGAATAAGTTGAaagttgtttttctgtttttaaagttgtttcCTATTTTCACATAcgtcattaatgaaaaaggtaTGAATGAAAGTATCGTATTTTATTTCCTGTAAATTGTTTAACATGTTTCTCTGTTTCGCGCTCGAAACCAAGTAAAgaatattttctcttctttatacCTCTTTGTTTTCTCATgtagtttttcattatttatttaaattttcttcattatttttatttttcttacagaAATAATCTGGAGAAGGACACCCTTATGCTCCGATGAATTGGCCCGAAGATGGCGATATCTGATCCTGGAGTACCTGTACTCGAACCACCGCATGTGGAAAGTACTATAAAAATAGACTCCTCACTTTACCGTACACTGTGCGAGAGGGTGAAAGAACAAAATCCGACATTTCCAAAATCTTTCAATTAAAGAATACTGTTTCATCCTCAGCTGGTGAGGCCGATCTTAAAGATTTTATGAAGTATTTTCATTGGCAGATGAAGGGATGGCGCACGGGTTGAGCCTCTCCCATAGCTATTgacttacaaaaaaaattggaaatgcaCGAGTTTAGATTCGACATTCTGTGCAAGATTATGAAGAATTTTGGAGAGACTACGTCTTATTATTCTACAACAAAACTTTAGAACAATAGAAAACTAGAGGTGTCCAGAACTGAAAAAGAGTTGTTTTCTTTGTATGCACATGGGtttcttttttaaacttttccaCGCTGTCAACTAAATCGTTAAGTATTTAACTTGATTGTACACTTTTTTCCACAAATTGGGACAATATTGAACTTTTCAAAAAAGGTAGGACGCACTTGAACATTCACTCCCTAAAGAGAGaccaaaagaggtattaagTCTAATTCatatattctttccttaattattgTACGTTAATTATTGTACGCTGattatgtacattctatatattgtacgctGGTTATGTACATGTACGctggttatgtacattctatatattgtacgctgtttatgtacattctatatagTTAGAGTTGAAACGTTGCATGAATTGATTCCCATAAGTGCtactctaaataggccacgtttacagaaattaacaggtcattcTTTCAGCTGTGCAAAAGAGTTAACCCCGTTACCTAAATTTAACAGCAGGggtttaattgattgaaattagcacttatagaaactcaattggggattctaataagacaggatcaaaatgggaaaacctcccaaaaatagagacaactaaatggtttaaatctaaatggaaaataaataaggacaataaataaaaataaaatcaagtttCATTTCAACGGGTGTAGAATCCAACTCCTCGTCACTTTACTACTATTATGCCAATTAATTTTTACTAAGTATTTATtcgtttattattttttaatggtttaatCAGATGATTTTTcctatttattaatttcttacttattttgttatatgagaacttttgatttttaaatattttataaaataatattcaaaaatcataaaaaaaattaaatattaatagaaaaatatagttttataatagtttttaagCCAtccattattataaataactaCTCTTAGTTGTACGTAGACTAATAGATTTGCCATTTATCCTCTCTGTATGAAACAGACGGATCTCGGTTCAAAGAAGGCatttaaaatttccttttttcAATGGAAGCACGTTAAAATATTCACTTGAATCATATCCTGAACTATAGTGAAATCTTTGTGGAACTCATCGAAGCCAGAAGGTTCGAGGAGGAAGGGAGCTTTGTGAAATCAGCTCTCGATCTTCTACTATTTTTGTGTATGCAGGTCGCCCGACAAATGTGCAACTGTCGTGCAAGGGGTCGCGGCCGTGGCCATTGGGGTCGTGGCCGTGGCGACAACGAAATCAATAATGCTGAGTGAAGCACCGCAACCAGTTGAGTGAAGAAACACTTTTCAAgattgtaaataattttcaagGTTGCTGGATGTATGTGATTGTATACTTTTCCAAATTTTCAAGATTGTATAATATTCATGTAGTCGCATATTTCCActacaaaaataggggtttatCCTGCGCTTTTGAgaaaccttttaatttttttttaaatattttggcaGTCTTCCGGAGCTTGAAATCTTTCGATTTCGGTGATGAGAGTGTGTGTAACTGTGAGAGGAGCAAGAATCAAATTAAGTTTCTTTAAAAATTCATAGtataaacttttgaaataatgtaatttgaaattatttagttgtgatttttgaataatataattaatcgATGTTTTTGgaactttaaatattaaagtttttaaaaaaatacatttttgtattataaatttttttaaaatatatggttTTTTTCAATAATCCGTGCTTGCTATATTCACATCCACAACCTAGAGTAGTGGTCGATTTGGGAATTTTTCTGCCACTATACTACTCCGGATATCCAAAAATCCAGTCCTTTGTCTGCCGCTGTCAAAGCCGCTTTCTCAAACCAATTCATCTGTGCAGAAATCACTTAGCGTGTTATTCACCCTTTTATTCATTAACTGGATTCCAATGTAAAACTCCTAACAAATGTCTCAATGTGGCATGATTTGCCAACGGTTCATCCTAACAAGATAGGAGTTTTACATTGGAATCCATTAGAGTGTCACTAGGTCACTAGGTAATAAGAGGAGAATATATAGGCATAATTTGTTATGACGGTGATGTTGCCAAAGCTTCTTTATTCTATTTCTTTGGTTTTATGTATTATCTAAGCTTTATCACGCATGGAAGTTATCTTATCCTGTTGGGAATTGATGTTATTAGTTGAcatcttttcatcattttatcCTCAGggcactagtacaaaaattatattttatgatgtacaaAAATGAACTATGATGTACACagttttgtatgttataatagGTCACATAGATAATTTTGTATGTACGTCATAACTcttttttgtacgttataaaatattattttttgtactaGTGGATATGATGGGGAGAAGCCAAAAGTTGACTTAAATTGTCACAATCATTTACATTTGTATATGGTCAGCAGAGAGAGTTTGTTCGGTGTGTAGTCAAGTTTGTCATTTACTCATGATCGTCTGTCTTGTAGATTTTTTGAAACATAAGCTTATGAGTGTTTATGTTTCTTATAATGCAGGACGTAACTAGCAGAAAATTTAAAGACGACAACTTTGAAATTCAAATGCACTTCCCATATGATGTAGAGAGTTCTCGAGGTTATTACTAAATCCATATAgttcttttattcctttttattttccaCTATACCTTATGCTAAGAAAAGCAAATACACAATGGCCAGAATAGTAGAATGCAAAGTTCAtttctcttcattcttcttttttatttgcaaTTTGAAGACAATTCAGGTGTATGCAAAAGTGGGGTTTGTAAAGTTTGTGATGATGAGAAGTTTTGTCCAGATAATCTTTTGAGATATCTtagttatattttgataatatatttcatCTTCTTGTTTCATTCAAATATTTAGATTGAAGACTTCAAGAAAAGTTAATCATAATATGCGAAACATTCTTATTtgagaactaaataaatttttgttattttcttcaatgctgtattcaaaataaaaaattgcttaaataaaatttatttcacataatgaaaagcaatttaaaaaaattatatctaataataaaagCTCAATGGCAGAGCGTCagttgtaattaaaatattttttttagtaaaactaTTAACTAGCCTTTATAGCTCAGTGGTAGAGCGTCAGTCTTGTAAACTGAAGGTCCGTAGTTCGATCCTGCGTGAGggcaaaatttaatatttttcattattttttttctattatatgtaTTTCTATAGAACTTTATccagtcattttattttactttttcagaTTAAAAGTTACAGCAATTGTCgcaaattcattcaatcattTCTGATGTAactaaatgtattttattttggtattttttttctattatatgtaTTTCTATAGAAGTTTATCCGACTTCTATGGTGACTTTAAATAATGACAGATACATTGGATGCATACGATGCTAACAAAAATAGTCTGCATTAGCTGGTATTAActtttgttgatatttgtgaGTAAAAAGTATGATGGTGGCAAACATATACGTTCCGGATcctgttttaatatttaattcaatccATTAAATGACACCCGTTGTTGCACCTTTAAATTGAATCAACTCACCTTATAACCATGATTACTTTGCAAAGCAAGTACAACTGTAGTTCCagttattcataaatttaagggttaaatatgtttttagtccctatactttgaaacgattttgattttagttcattttcaaactatgctacaatttagtctttcaactttagaaaactctggttttagtcctttttattatttgttgtttcaagcacgttttgttatagcatttggattgtttacactgtttgacacatttttacttcaatgttaactgagaaacgcgtttcaaacaacaaataaagttaaaaaaatttggatgTCAcgaaaagaaagcaaaaatttataatttccttgagtcgaaaataaattaaaaattttgttaccAAAAGACTTAAtacaactttaaatattttgcaaCAAAATATAACACGAAAAGAAATAGTTTGAACCAATTCTTTAATCCTTTGcatacattaaataaaactttaagaAATCTCTCTCCCAGTTACAAATCCCCTTTCTCGTCAATCTCATAACATCAAAATCGTCTGCATTCCTATCTGTACTTCCGTATAACACACATTACATGATCACTGCACTTGCGCACACACTgaacaacacaaacaaatgTATGAGTGAGCTAACGTTTAAAACATATGTATAAAACATACCCCAATAACCAACTATTCATAAGAAATTTACCAAAACCTCGGAACATGTAATAACATAAACCTCTTTTCAGACCAATAACTAATTATtccaaattcactttttaaCTTTACCCACTTGATTCTTATTGTCAACGACCAAACCAAACATTCCCaagactaaaaaaaaaaacttaatttaactcGTTCTTTATGTTCTAGTTAGATCTAAACACAAAACAACCAATGTATACCATTAAGTTCAATTTACTCAAGCATTTATACACACACAATATTCCATATTTAAACAACCCAGTTCTGCAAAACCATTTCAATATATCTCCCACAAATTTCCAAATTCCAAGCATCCATTTCACATAACGACAAACCTTAAACATTTAATTCACGTGTAGAGTttaatgcatgatttcaagcataTAATATTACAATCCCCTAAGTTATTTTGCTCTCTTTAACTTATACCATTAGATTTTGCATACCTTAAACTCTTGTTAATACCAATCAAAACAGAGATCAAAACCTGTATAAACATCACCAGGCAAACACATACATAGCCTACAGTTACTCAAACATTTACAACACAATAGTAATTATACCCGATCAACTCTTGCTTTTGAAGTAGTCTTAATTTCCATCTTAATAATGTAACTAGTAATTAGGTAGACATATCTTTAGCATATATTCAGACATACCTCCATCAATATATTCTCACaaattatactttattataCCCAGTTTCAACAGCTACTCAATCCTAACATTTTCAATACATTATATACATGATTcaagtaaattaaatatttcaactcTACATCTTGAAACACAAAGTAGTTCATGCTTTAAACTGTCAATctactattttataatatatcacGCATTTAGTATACAAAACACTTCACCAATTATTAGAGTTTCAAATAGAATTACTGCAACACCATAATTATATCCAAACACATTTCAGTCACTACAGATTATAAAAGTCAACCTTCATGCTAAAATGACATTATACCAAATAAACCACTATTATAATTCATATCACATGCATTTGGATAGAGTATCGTTAATCACCCATCGAGTGCATCCTACctaaaatataacaatcaaaCGAGGCATTACTAAAACCCAATACCACCGAGACAAGGAATGGTTCCAATTCATATCAGAATACTCAATCAATGAAAACTCATTCATCAGaaccaaacaacaaattttaacaGTATCATAACGAACATCAAGCATGGCAGTATCTTTAGTcatgattgtgacagaaatcaAACAATGCATCACACAATTGCAACACAAatgaaacatataatattaGTTTCTCATATCCTTCGATACCATGGACTGAACCAAACATCATCGCCCTAATTTCCTTCCCCAAACACACAATTTTATCGAATACAAGCAATCAAACAAAACCAGAGTAGCTCTCCATACCTGACCGAGAATCCCACAAATTAAAACCCTTCCCGCAATTTCTCAACGTCTTTCGCTCCACCTCCACTTCTCCTCAGTTGGCCCTTTGTCCCTGGTTGTAGCTCCTATCCTTCGCATCCCCACGCTTGTGTTTTCCAGCCACTCAAAAACCCTACGACCAAACTCCATCTTCCTCTCTTCCCTCTCTAGCCCTCACACCCCACTTCTAAAGCGTCCCCCCTCAAGGTTCTTCTCTCCCCCACGTTATAATAGGGCGGTTTAATCCCCTTTCCTCCCTATTCTCATGTCGTAGCTCTCGCTACCATTTCTCATCACCTAGGGTTCGTGGTTTGCAAATGAAAAAATAACGTACAaaggaaagaatgaaaatgaaataaagccCAAGGTTTATCGGTTagctaaaaagaaataaaatcctGTTTTGGTCTCTCTATGGTTCAAAGGCAAGACCTCGAGTCACACACCATCCTTACCACTAAGCCAGGTCATTCTTCCTTGATAATCTAACCATTTTAcgttcttttaaattattattatttgcttaTTCCACCTTTTTAATGTAACTAATAATATTTCCCGCCTTGTAAGACTTGTATGCACCACAACCAACTCTATCTAATTATATCTCGTAtaagtcttattttattaataaccaacattttaatttattaatttataccATAATCTATACAATTTCTCGGGTCTTACATTTCTTCATATTCGTACTCTTTCCAATTCTTAAATTCCCAATTTCGCCATGACCAATCCTTCTTCCACCTCTGCCCCATCTTCCAATATTATCATTCAGCAAgataattcttcttttcccATCACTGTTATTCTTGATGACTCAAACTACCCCCTTTGGTCCCAGTTAATGGACATGTGTATTGGTGCTCGAAACAAATCGGGTATCTCACTGGCGCAACTGCGAAACTCTCCATTGATGACCCAACCTATGATAACTGGGTTACTGAGAATA
Proteins encoded:
- the LOC106777391 gene encoding zinc finger protein CONSTANS-LIKE 1; the encoded protein is MSSDLYTFDIPFPRHSDTDNMVSYDADGNLMFFSDPYSFPFLTASPVHDVAKGNFTNSLHPSFFSYSPQQNQSLCHANLAQHVSNGSNMKSEFRNFSALHGSEVTGEECQMGMDYSCNQHFLSQTFHASSDSASKVMQRSFSCNSFGVKPGFPFEPHPDTLMDSPNFQLHALISPENSFFTGQMRRVCSTGDLQNMKATDMSQVESPLLEEAYFKVGRYSAEERKEKISKYRAKRSQRKFNKIIKYACRKTLADNRTRIRGRFARNDEISEIPKPLSSTSTTEEYEDEFWVEFIEGLNEEVIG